One genomic window of Nocardioides daphniae includes the following:
- a CDS encoding winged helix-turn-helix transcriptional regulator: MLAQTLKTLEHDGLVRRDAQAVIPPRVDYSLTKRGHEVSALLIPLAEWAIQNSASIVRGHAAP, from the coding sequence ATGCTGGCCCAAACCCTCAAGACCCTGGAACACGACGGACTCGTCCGGCGCGACGCGCAAGCAGTGATTCCGCCGAGGGTGGACTACAGCCTGACAAAGCGCGGACACGAGGTCAGCGCACTCCTCATCCCGCTCGCCGAATGGGCCATTCAGAACTCAGCGAGCATCGTCCGCGGCCACGCAGCACCCTGA
- a CDS encoding lysophospholipid acyltransferase family protein — protein MSSGGLPRSSTEPLDPTWLARQSPRAAALVRRWWDVRVSGLEAVPGTGPVILAANHIGFLDGPLLVTFAPRPVHALTKVEMFSGRAGRLLTRAAQIPLDRGAVDMAAIRSSLRVLRDGGVLGVFPEGHRGAGEYEVVRGGAAYLALVTGAPVVPVTFFGTREPGGGRNSVPKRGGCIDIVYGEAWRTPQQEWPRTREQVRTTTTLLKQHLLGELERARALTGRELPGPLPAPQTDNKPRAGLKRGTE, from the coding sequence GTGAGCTCGGGCGGCCTGCCCCGCAGCAGCACGGAGCCGCTGGACCCGACCTGGCTCGCCCGGCAGTCGCCGCGCGCGGCGGCGCTGGTACGACGCTGGTGGGACGTGCGCGTCTCCGGGCTGGAGGCCGTGCCCGGGACGGGGCCGGTGATCCTGGCCGCGAACCACATCGGCTTCCTCGACGGGCCGTTGCTGGTGACCTTCGCCCCGCGCCCGGTGCATGCTCTGACGAAGGTCGAGATGTTCAGCGGCAGGGCTGGTCGGTTGCTGACCCGTGCTGCCCAGATCCCGCTCGACCGTGGAGCTGTCGACATGGCCGCGATCCGCAGCAGCCTGCGGGTGCTGCGCGACGGCGGCGTGCTCGGCGTCTTCCCGGAGGGCCACCGCGGGGCGGGGGAGTACGAGGTCGTCCGCGGCGGCGCTGCGTACCTCGCCCTGGTCACCGGGGCGCCCGTGGTTCCCGTCACGTTCTTCGGCACGCGTGAGCCGGGCGGGGGCCGCAACTCGGTCCCGAAGCGTGGTGGATGCATCGACATCGTCTACGGTGAGGCGTGGCGCACGCCTCAGCAGGAGTGGCCCCGGACCCGGGAACAAGTGCGCACCACCACGACGTTGCTCAAGCAGCACCTGCTCGGTGAACTTGAGCGTGCCCGTGCCCTGACCGGGCGGGAGCTGCCGGGACCTCTCCCGGCGCCCCAGACCGACAACAAGCCCCGAGCGGGTCTGAAGCGAGGAACAGAATGA
- a CDS encoding prephenate dehydrogenase: MSEGTPAAPTSTPRLVGPVEVIGTGLLGTSIGLACRRAGLEVLLTDVLPEHVRTASGLGAGRPKQPGDQPQVVVVAVPPDHLGQVIGDVLTATAGTDTVVTDIGSVKSGPLTAVASHPEVARYVGSHPMAGSERSGPLAGHEALFEGRPWAITPHLDADVEAVETVEELVKATGAVPVWLTPHEHDRAVARTSHVPHLMAALTAGRLATAPPNHLALSGQGVRDVTRVAEGEPTLYGQIVSANSEAVLDLLGEVRHQLDQVIAAIRTGDRATLEGVLALGAAGTRAIPGKHGRPARPMQSVWVSVPDTAGQLAKLFADAVESSVNVEDIRIDHDPTRPVGLVELVVDAEQADHLLDSLESRGWTTHR, encoded by the coding sequence GTGAGCGAAGGGACCCCTGCCGCGCCGACGTCGACGCCGCGACTCGTCGGACCTGTCGAGGTCATCGGCACCGGCCTGCTGGGCACCTCCATCGGCCTGGCCTGCCGTCGCGCCGGCCTGGAGGTGCTGCTCACCGACGTGCTGCCCGAGCACGTGCGTACGGCCTCGGGCCTCGGCGCCGGCCGCCCGAAGCAGCCCGGTGACCAGCCGCAGGTCGTCGTGGTGGCCGTGCCGCCCGACCACCTGGGCCAGGTGATCGGTGACGTGCTGACCGCCACCGCCGGCACCGACACCGTGGTCACCGACATCGGCTCGGTGAAGTCGGGGCCGCTGACTGCCGTCGCCTCCCACCCCGAGGTTGCGCGCTACGTCGGGAGCCACCCGATGGCCGGGAGCGAGCGCTCGGGTCCGTTGGCCGGGCACGAGGCGCTCTTCGAGGGCCGGCCGTGGGCGATCACGCCCCACCTGGACGCCGACGTGGAGGCGGTCGAGACCGTCGAGGAGCTGGTCAAGGCGACCGGTGCCGTGCCGGTCTGGCTCACGCCGCACGAGCACGACCGGGCCGTGGCCCGGACCTCCCACGTCCCGCACCTGATGGCTGCGCTCACCGCCGGGCGCCTGGCCACCGCGCCCCCCAACCACCTGGCCCTCTCCGGACAGGGTGTCCGCGACGTCACCCGGGTGGCCGAGGGGGAGCCGACGCTCTACGGCCAGATCGTCTCGGCCAACTCCGAGGCCGTCCTCGACCTGCTGGGCGAGGTGCGCCACCAGCTCGACCAGGTGATCGCCGCCATCCGCACCGGCGACCGCGCCACCCTCGAGGGCGTGCTCGCGCTCGGGGCCGCCGGCACGCGGGCGATCCCGGGCAAGCACGGCCGTCCGGCGCGCCCCATGCAGTCGGTCTGGGTGTCGGTGCCCGACACCGCCGGCCAGCTGGCCAAGCTCTTCGCCGACGCTGTGGAGAGCTCGGTCAACGTCGAGGACATCCGCATCGACCACGACCCGACCCGCCCGGTCGGCCTGGTGGAGCTGGTGGTCGACGCCGAACAGGCCGACCACCTGCTCGACTCTCTCGAATCCCGCGGCTGGACCACGCACCGGTAG
- a CDS encoding tyrosine-type recombinase/integrase — protein MDAVFPTRNDTWQQVSNVQRRWRAIRSDFGLDWVTPHTFRKTVATLIAQELNPEVAAQQLGHTSSEITRRFYISKPDLAADASALLERLGKAPGAVGTDDGRPPQEGADDRIKGE, from the coding sequence ATCGACGCCGTCTTCCCGACCCGCAACGACACGTGGCAACAGGTCTCCAACGTCCAGCGGCGCTGGCGTGCGATCCGTTCCGACTTTGGCCTGGACTGGGTCACTCCCCACACGTTCCGCAAGACGGTCGCGACCTTGATCGCCCAGGAGCTGAACCCAGAGGTCGCCGCCCAGCAACTGGGGCACACCTCGTCCGAGATCACGCGCCGGTTCTACATCTCCAAACCGGACCTGGCAGCGGACGCCTCAGCCCTCCTGGAACGGCTCGGGAAGGCTCCTGGAGCGGTCGGGACGGACGACGGCAGACCCCCGCAGGAGGGCGCCGACGACCGAATAAAAGGGGAATAA
- a CDS encoding NAD(P)H-binding protein, with the protein MAAGRAIEKLDDFAAQGVQVVAMDYTDASSVAAALAGATKVLLIASSEIGNDRPGQHRTVIEAAKAEASNCSPTPAPPTWR; encoded by the coding sequence GTGGCCGCCGGCCGCGCCATCGAGAAGCTGGACGACTTCGCCGCCCAGGGCGTGCAGGTCGTCGCAATGGACTACACCGACGCCTCGTCGGTCGCCGCGGCCCTCGCCGGCGCCACCAAGGTCCTGCTGATCGCCAGCTCCGAGATCGGCAACGACCGCCCCGGACAGCACCGCACCGTCATCGAGGCCGCCAAGGCCGAGGCGTCGAACTGCTCGCCTACACCAGCGCCGCCAACGTGGAGGTGA
- a CDS encoding HpcH/HpaI aldolase/citrate lyase family protein, with product MEPELAERRTHREANRVVSAHARSWQLVSALRVEEFDAAQLGRTDQVILDMEDAIDDSLKQQARDNVLAWFEGGGRAWVRINDVTTRFWSDDLLALSDARGLHGVMLAKVESAEQVTVTYQRLGARHPVIPLVESALGIEEAVSIARATGGHRLAFGSGDYRKDTGAANEPVEMACPRTRLVLASRIGGLTGPIDGPTVGTTHALLREQSQDAVTLGMTGKLCLDPEQPGVINEEFSPSPADVAWAVEFLEEFEAGGRVIRDGSDKPRLARAELITRRAAYFRVRPLHEEL from the coding sequence GTGGAACCGGAGCTCGCAGAACGCCGCACCCACCGCGAGGCCAACCGGGTCGTCAGCGCCCACGCCCGTTCGTGGCAGCTGGTGTCGGCCCTGCGGGTCGAGGAGTTCGACGCCGCCCAGCTCGGGCGGACCGACCAGGTCATCCTCGACATGGAGGACGCGATCGACGACTCGCTCAAGCAGCAGGCGCGCGACAACGTCCTGGCCTGGTTCGAGGGAGGCGGACGGGCGTGGGTCCGGATCAACGACGTCACCACTCGGTTCTGGTCCGACGACCTGCTCGCGCTCTCCGATGCGCGAGGGCTGCACGGCGTGATGCTGGCGAAGGTGGAGTCGGCCGAGCAGGTCACCGTGACCTACCAGCGGCTCGGCGCCCGGCACCCCGTGATCCCGCTCGTCGAGTCGGCGCTGGGCATCGAGGAGGCGGTCTCGATCGCCCGGGCGACCGGGGGCCACCGGCTGGCCTTCGGGTCCGGCGACTACCGCAAGGACACCGGCGCCGCCAACGAGCCGGTCGAGATGGCCTGCCCGCGCACCCGGCTCGTGCTCGCCTCCCGCATCGGTGGCCTCACCGGCCCGATCGACGGTCCGACGGTCGGCACCACCCACGCGCTCCTGCGCGAGCAGTCGCAGGACGCCGTCACCCTGGGCATGACCGGCAAGCTCTGCCTGGACCCCGAGCAGCCGGGAGTGATCAACGAGGAGTTCAGCCCCTCCCCGGCCGACGTCGCCTGGGCGGTGGAGTTCCTCGAGGAGTTCGAGGCCGGCGGGCGTGTGATCCGCGACGGCTCCGACAAGCCGCGGTTGGCACGTGCCGAGCTGATCACTCGGCGGGCCGCCTACTTCCGTGTACGTCCGCTCCACGAGGAGCTCTGA
- a CDS encoding DUF4192 family protein, whose product MERPRHRRQRLAHHSGARQRRRPHRARWPGPTRSPRIAGRLPDRRPCTRRSPPPRGTRRHPIQYPRRRSRLRAGPGERLPRRWQPTQPTTTLRGFSSPCRDSRSATRSGRTCPPGANATSHIALWSDLTRRAPADVKAAPATMLAFASWLHGNGALAWCALDQVPHDQRYCAAELVTTLVQNGLHPSTWDSIKAEIATARPSGLDQPTERPTTRPAKQPPTI is encoded by the coding sequence GTGGAGCGACCTCGACACCGGCGCCAACGGCTCGCTCACCACAGCGGTGCGCGACAGCGTCGCCGCCCGCACCGTGCTCGGTGGCCTGGCCCAACCCGCTCCCCGCGAATCGCTGGCCGACTCCCTGACCGGCGACCCTGTACCCGTCGCAGCCCTCCTCCCCGTGGCACGCGACGCCATCCGATCCAGTACCCACGGCGTCGAAGCAGACTTCGCGCTGGACCGGGTGAACGCCTTCCACGACGATGGCAACCGACTCAACCGACCACGACGCTGCGCGGCTTCTCGTCGCCATGCAGAGACTCTCGATCCGCGACGAGGTCTGGCAGGACATGTCCACCAGGGGCGAACGCGACGTCGCACATCGCGTTGTGGAGCGACCTCACCCGACGTGCCCCAGCCGACGTCAAGGCAGCCCCAGCCACGATGCTCGCGTTCGCGAGCTGGCTCCACGGCAACGGCGCCCTAGCGTGGTGCGCGCTGGACCAAGTCCCCCACGACCAGCGCTACTGCGCTGCCGAGCTCGTCACCACACTCGTACAGAACGGCCTGCACCCCAGCACGTGGGACTCCATCAAGGCGGAGATCGCCACGGCCCGACCCAGCGGTCTTGACCAACCGACCGAACGACCCACCACTCGGCCTGCCAAGCAACCGCCGACGATCTAA
- the cmk gene encoding (d)CMP kinase: protein MTSAQSSPRTGIVIALDGPSGSGKSSTSRGVATRLGLRYLDTGAMFRAMTWAMLEAGIDVHDAAAVAAYATTPQLVSGTDPQAPTIHVDGVDVGEAIRGEAVTGAVSPVSTVPEVRTRLLELQREIIGDGDIVVEGRDIGSVVAPDAEVKLYLTADAAARAARRALEEGGSDVAATEASLLARDAIDSTRKAAPLTMPDGATHIDTTAYTLDQVIDQVIALVQAVQGSE from the coding sequence GTGACCAGCGCTCAGTCCTCGCCCCGCACCGGAATCGTCATCGCCCTCGACGGGCCGTCGGGCTCCGGCAAGTCCAGCACCTCGCGAGGAGTGGCGACCCGTCTCGGCCTGCGCTACCTCGACACCGGGGCGATGTTCCGGGCGATGACGTGGGCGATGCTCGAGGCCGGCATCGACGTGCACGACGCGGCGGCCGTGGCGGCGTACGCGACGACGCCGCAGCTCGTCTCGGGCACCGACCCCCAGGCGCCCACCATCCACGTCGACGGCGTCGACGTCGGCGAGGCGATCCGTGGTGAGGCTGTGACCGGCGCGGTCAGCCCGGTCAGCACCGTGCCCGAGGTCCGTACCCGCCTGCTGGAGCTGCAGCGCGAGATCATCGGTGACGGCGACATCGTCGTCGAGGGCCGTGACATCGGTTCCGTGGTCGCCCCTGACGCAGAGGTGAAGCTCTACCTCACCGCCGACGCCGCGGCCCGTGCCGCCCGTCGCGCCCTGGAGGAGGGCGGCTCCGACGTGGCCGCCACCGAGGCCTCGCTGCTGGCCCGTGACGCCATCGACTCCACCCGCAAGGCCGCGCCGCTCACCATGCCCGACGGCGCGACCCACATCGACACGACCGCGTACACGCTCGACCAGGTCATCGACCAGGTGATCGCGCTGGTGCAGGCGGTCCAGGGTTCCGAGTGA
- a CDS encoding DUF4192 family protein, with product MKLSVRSPEELVAAIPHLLGFTPHESLVVVPFTPELPSPASTSPRLRANANTHGRDP from the coding sequence ATGAAGCTCTCCGTCCGCTCCCCCGAAGAACTCGTCGCCGCCATCCCCCACCTCCTGGGATTCACCCCGCACGAATCCCTCGTCGTCGTCCCCTTCACCCCCGAACTCCCGTCGCCCGCCTCGACATCCCCACGACTGCGCGCGAACGCGAACACGCATGGACGCGATCCATGA
- a CDS encoding helix-turn-helix transcriptional regulator, whose translation MSTTSDTSPVCTILTIDQAAAYLSIPKATLYTWRTRRVGYGPRAVKMGGNLRYRLADLDAWIEEHAENFTDDDGGLPVPAPRDGSSLSRRSHPR comes from the coding sequence ATGAGCACGACGTCTGACACCTCGCCGGTGTGCACGATCCTGACGATCGACCAAGCAGCGGCCTACCTGTCCATCCCGAAGGCCACCCTGTACACGTGGCGGACCCGACGGGTCGGCTACGGACCGCGGGCGGTCAAGATGGGAGGGAACCTGAGGTACCGTCTCGCCGACCTCGATGCCTGGATCGAGGAGCACGCCGAGAACTTCACCGACGACGACGGAGGCTTGCCGGTTCCCGCACCCCGGGACGGGTCCTCCCTCTCCCGCCGCAGTCACCCTCGCTGA